The DNA window AGAGGTCAGGTGGAGAAGCTGTGGACAGGAAACAGTGGAGTCATCACAGGTAGCAGCTAAACCaactcctcccactcctccagCTCCCAGTCCTTCGCTGGTAGGCAGTGttaaggaggaggaaggggaggaggacatGGAACCGTGGAGAATCAAGGTGGCCATACAGCCGTCTGCAGCTCACACCTACACAGAGGAGCAGCGGGACTCAGACACACTCGTTCAGAGTACAGGGGACTCTATTGGGTTTCCCTCTGCGGACACAGAGGTCCAACAGGTCACCCAGACACCCAGACTAGCAGTGCCATCTCAGAACCAGAGCAGAGGACCCAGTAATGACGGTGACAGAACGAGGAGTAGAGCCTCACCGGTGTGGATAGGCCATAGAATATTAGACACGGATACTGACGTTCACAGACAAGCTCAGTCGAACCTACGACTGGTAAGAGAGCCTCTGTCGTCCTCTGAATCGGCAGAGGCGAAGCAGCTAGCTAGAGATTTCGCTCCCCCAACCAATCCCAGCACAGCGGGggcctctgtctcctcctcctcatcggGCTGTCATGTCTTCAGCTCTCTAAACTACAGGATTCCTTCCAAATATAAGCCCAGCGCTCAAACCCTGCCGCGCATGAGAGTATACAGGGATGCTGCCAAGCGGGGCGGCTACCCAATGTACAACAGGGGGGCCGCCCAGGGAGGGCTCACCTCCTCCCAAACACCAACCCAACAAGGGAaccaccagcatcaccaccctgggaGGCTGGCCCTCCGCTGCCCAGTGTGTGGTAAGGTCTTCCCCCATCCCAGTAGCCTTAAGGCCCACCAGCAGACCCACACGGGGGAGAGGCCGTTCATCTGCGCCCTGTGTGGCCGGAGCTTCACTAAGTTAAGCAACCTGAAAGCCCACCGGCGTGTTCACACTGGGGAGAGACCCTACAGCTGCTCGGACTGCGGCAAACGCTTCACACAGAAGTGCAACCTTAAGAGGCACCAGAGGATTCACATGGAGAATGATATATGATGTGGGTGTGGGGAGGAGTGTGGGTCGGTGTGGGGAGGAGTGTGGGTCGGTGTGGGGAGGAGTGTGGGTCAGTCTGGGTGTGGGGGTGTTGGTTGTTCATTTGACCCATGTTATTGCATAAATGGTATATAGTTTGTTATTCCTTTATATCAATACTGTTGATAGGAAGTTAGACATGATGTAGGATAGATAAGCTGTGTTTTCCCCATGGAATTGTCTACAGTTTTTATAATAATGTATAGTCATTGACATTTCTATAAGTGAATTGAAGTTTCTCTAGACCTTGTTCTCAGATGAATGTTCTACCATAGATGGCTAGTGTGGTAGCTAATCAACGCTTGTCTTTTAAAATCTGAGCACATGACAATGCTCTATCCATGTTCTTCTGAGTGTCCCACATCAAATGTAGTGGAATATGTATACCCTATAAAATGTAACATAAAAAAAAATACCTCGGTCAATGAACAATGGCTGCTGAGTGAATAAGGTCAATATTGTTTGTGAATGGAGATTGTTTTTGTATAAACTAagtggataaaaaaatatatatctttatgAACAAAGATTTTTATGAGATGGTTGCATCGTGAAATGAAAATCAAAGCTGTGCACTGTTCCCATTGGAAGTATAACATGCAAGGGATGGATACAATAGTTTTATTTTAGAAGTAAATGGGGTGACTGAAGAAATAGTATTGGTCTAAACTAGATACAGGGCTAAGATTTGTTTgtggtttttaaatcaaattaaagCAGTCAAGCGTGTTATTTTGTGTCCAATTTCTGTCATTTATTTGATTCAGTACTGTGTTGGGTATATTATCTTCCCTGGTGGAGTTATGCTGGTACTATTTGTTCTActtttctggtcaaaagtaggggatagggtgctatttcactgaccaggacccatagggctctggtcaaaagtagtgcactgtataggtgATAGGGCACAATTTTGGACTCACAAAACACATAAACAGGCATTTAAAGAGACTACTACATCTGGTCCTGCAAACAGACCACTCTGGGACAATGCTGATTGTGTGGTTTGTGTCCACAGTATTAAGTTAAAGGTAGGCTCTTTTATTACTACTGGTAAATATAACATTGTTAATACGTTTTCAGTTGTGATGAGAAATGTGCAGTGTAATGTATATCTCTTGGGAAAATGATGTACGCGTTCCAAAGCTTAGATGCTGCTAACGCTTGACAGATCTTAAAATGCCTGGAAAGGTATTTgaagtatcagctaaccacatcatacaATTTGTCAGTCGACGACACATTCGATGACGTGGCACGCAACTATTGGTTGTTGCATCGCCTCGCCTTAGCTGTGGAACAGGACCTAAGATTTCTACTtcactgtatatatagatatcCTATGAAATTACTAGATGGGTACTGTCATGGTACTGCAAAGTTCCATACGGGGGCcaaatggcagccatcttggtcagggagaaatccaaaaccAGTCGAATTGaaatgaatggcagtagaggcatacAGTAGGTGATGcatttcctgcttttacttctgcaagaaaataaaagtaaggcaTATCAGAAGTTGTGTAATGGAATTATAGTCAATCTAAAATATTGCAATataattataaatacatttaatacagGTTTAATACCAATTTTATGAAGAAATAGCCTCCcaaatatatgtaaacagaccataCATGTATCAGATTTAgttttcttggaaagctgtgagtgctattatataatacaatatcagtacttgttgcatttacaacttgtctaagtcctatcatcaactgatttcagccagCGTATTGCTGTGGATTGACTGCgttgtttgaatggaatgttggcatattggcagttCATTAGAAAAATGAATTgaatcattcctctaaaactggctggctagctgtcctgtaggttttcattttACTTTACTAAAGTAGTACACCTGATTCTATTacttagctggttgataaactgaaccagtttagttacaactggggttgaaaTGAAAACCTACATGAGGGAATAGCtctcctggaacagggttggcCAGCCCTGGCATAGATAAATAAAGGAGAATAACCATTACTCATATTGACCACTAGAAGCTGCTATAAAACCGAAAATCAACTTTATTGTGACAATATCACAAGCATAATATGGCATGACAagtttaaggtgtgtgtgtgttgttgtttgagAGTAGACAATGTTGTAATGGTATTGTTAAGAAAAAAACACCTCACAAATCCATTCCAATTTCTTGTCACACCTAAAGTAATTCCATGCGTGTAGAGGAATATTTTGTACACCTCCATACATCATAGCACAGTCCTTCTCTCCAGTGGCAGAATCAGGTTCTGACCACCACCAGAACCTACAGGGTAAACACCAGTCATACAGTTAGACTCGATGGTAAAAACATCATCCtgaaaaatatcaatgttttcaACTTTAATTGTTCAGAGCCTTTTCATAAGAGTAGTTGTATATATTACGCTTTGGTGAGTGGTGTGCCGTCCACCCATTTCCAGGTCCcctgtgtccctctgtccgtcAGACCAATCCAGATCCATCGATCAAATGTAGTGAGAAATACCTTTGTTGAgaaagatatacagtaccagtcaaaagtttggacacacctactcattcaagggtttttctttatgtttactattttctacattatagaataatagtgaagacatcaaaactatgacataacacatatggaatcatgtagtaaccaaaaaagtgttaaaaagtaaccaccctttgcatttttttgtccattaaaataacatcatattgatcagaaataacgggtggacattgttaatgtaaattactattggaatcggcagatttttaatggaatatctgcataggcgtacagaggcccattatcaggccgcctttcgttccagtactctgctgcctgtgactggaacgaattgcaaaaatcgctgaagttggagacttttatctccctcaccaacttcaaacatcagctatctgagcagctaaccgatcgctgcagctgtacatagtctattggtaaatagcccacccattttcacctacctcatccccatactgtttttatttatttacttttctgctcttttgcacaccaatatctctacctgtacatgaccatctgatcatttatcactccagtgttaatctgcaaaattgtaattattcgcctacctcctcatgccttttgcacacaatgtatatagactccccctttgttttctactgtgttattgacttgttaattgtttattccatgtgtaactctgtgttgtctgctcacactgctatgctttatcttggccaggtcgcagttgtaaatgagaacttgttctcaactagcctacctggttaactaaaggtgaaataaaaaaataaaataaaatcagcaaccatcactcctatgttccaatggcacattgtgctAACTAATCCAagattatcattttaaaaggctaactgatcattagaaaacccttttgcaattatgttagcacagctgaaaaatattgttctgattaaagcaataaaactggccttctttagacttgtcgagtatctggagcatcagcatttgtgggttcgattacaggctcaaaatggccagaaacaaaacgctttcttctgaaacttgccagtctattattgttctgagaaattaaggctgttccatgcgagaaattgccaataaactgTAGATCTCGTACacgttgtgtactactcccttcacagaagagggcaaactgtctctaaccagaataaaaagaggagtgggaggccccggtgcacaattgagcaagaggacaagtacagtggcttgtgaaagtattcaccccttggcatttttcctattttgttgccttacaacctggaattaaaattgatttttggggggtttgtatcgtTTAATTTACAtgacatgcc is part of the Oncorhynchus tshawytscha isolate Ot180627B unplaced genomic scaffold, Otsh_v2.0 Un_contig_3021_pilon_pilon, whole genome shotgun sequence genome and encodes:
- the si:ch73-109d9.3 gene encoding zinc finger protein 853 is translated as MSENLVLTFQTQLSGVMETVLKSAMYEITRLVEDGFLEEVRRGQQEVTRSHQEVESLRILLQRAESQLKDVSQRARCGDCGRTDVYNEETDDRPPGIQDSLLLLSGCDLKLEEEPEVRWRSCGQETVESSQVAAKPTPPTPPAPSPSLVGSVKEEEGEEDMEPWRIKVAIQPSAAHTYTEEQRDSDTLVQSTGDSIGFPSADTEVQQVTQTPRLAVPSQNQSRGPSNDGDRTRSRASPVWIGHRILDTDTDVHRQAQSNLRLVREPLSSSESAEAKQLARDFAPPTNPSTAGASVSSSSSGCHVFSSLNYRIPSKYKPSAQTLPRMRVYRDAAKRGGYPMYNRGAAQGGLTSSQTPTQQGNHQHHHPGRLALRCPVCGKVFPHPSSLKAHQQTHTGERPFICALCGRSFTKLSNLKAHRRVHTGERPYSCSDCGKRFTQKCNLKRHQRIHMENDI